From one Nocardioides scoriae genomic stretch:
- a CDS encoding hemerythrin domain-containing protein, giving the protein MNEDSVTPVHPATHAHTSRCWWDYTKPGWICPTGEENAPRSTTPIVSEVDHAEVDTRDMVVVHTAMLREFRLLSGAVAGVADGDRVQARVVEDHLRLVCDLLHHHHEGEDELLWPLMYGRLPANLRPLLERAEAQHEGLHEALGAVGVARHAWIENASTVSRDALVQALESLSVLLTEHLDDEERNLLPLAATYLTAAEWHAIGEHGAASTPKPALPLVFGMFAYEGDPVVLKAMLASAPLVPRLLVPRLAPSIYARRAAKVYGTRTP; this is encoded by the coding sequence ATGAACGAAGACTCCGTGACCCCCGTCCACCCCGCCACCCACGCCCATACCTCGCGCTGCTGGTGGGACTACACCAAGCCGGGCTGGATCTGCCCGACCGGCGAGGAGAACGCCCCGCGCAGCACCACGCCGATCGTCTCCGAGGTCGACCACGCAGAGGTTGACACACGCGACATGGTCGTCGTCCACACCGCCATGCTGCGGGAGTTCCGTCTCTTGAGCGGAGCCGTCGCCGGCGTCGCCGACGGCGACCGCGTCCAGGCCCGCGTCGTCGAGGACCACCTCAGGCTCGTGTGCGACCTGCTGCACCACCATCACGAGGGGGAGGACGAGTTGCTCTGGCCACTGATGTACGGCCGTCTCCCTGCGAACCTGCGACCGCTGCTCGAACGTGCCGAGGCGCAGCACGAAGGCCTTCACGAGGCGCTCGGCGCTGTCGGTGTCGCACGGCACGCCTGGATCGAGAACGCCTCCACCGTCAGCCGCGACGCGCTCGTCCAGGCCCTCGAGAGCCTGTCAGTCCTGCTCACCGAGCACCTGGACGACGAGGAGCGCAACCTGCTCCCGCTCGCTGCGACGTACCTGACGGCAGCCGAGTGGCACGCCATCGGAGAGCACGGTGCTGCCAGCACGCCCAAGCCTGCGCTGCCACTCGTCTTCGGCATGTTCGCCTACGAGGGAGACCCCGTGGTTCTCAAGGCGATGCTCGCCTCCGCCCCTCTCGTACCCCGCCTGCTGGTCCCGCGCCTCGCACCCAGCATCTACGCCCGCCGCGCCGCCAAGGTCTACGGCACCCGTACGCCGTGA
- a CDS encoding sensor histidine kinase encodes MALEQLPVGPGGERVVAPVAVPAVPSAVPSEVTAVGTPGSEADEPGPGRRQLVLTWLLAAAMAVAALLIAAPAMVDDPGAAVPGLRWAALVPLFALAEVVVIHLPTQRNAHGHTLREIPAVLGLTFLVPQQYVTAYVVGAVLALVVAARMGGVKLAFNAAMFALEAALGVLTYHAILQGGDPLSWTGWVAVLVAVLATDLISAAAVTAAISLTENAFDGEVLQEAMRSGSVAAFINTCVALLVATLVLVQPSALPLLGVVVVLLVLAYRVYIALARGHAQTQLLYRFVDRTSAARSLPEVVDIVLGEAADLMHAEHAYLVEVVDDHQVRCYASRPGGGGEGVLAPHEPDAWWWAALEQGVVQHERSRPGRRDEPEPVAAGVVAAHGDGLAAPLRGSGATRYVLLVCDRSFEKETFGTDDVQVFEALAAHAGVAVERARSTSDLEALADELAVARDAALAASEAKSLFLANMSHEIRTPLTTVLATAEILEDTDLDGLQVSLVEKMHRQGELLKRLVEGILDFSRIEAGELSLASTRFDLHAMVGDAAEVYEPRASASGTRFEWHLDPRVPRVVVGDPGRLFQVMTNLLDNALKFTHHGRVSLAVEPADAEDGTPGVALVVADTGIGIPEAAHTSIFEVFSQVDGSATRRYEGTGLGLAICRQLAELMGGTIGVESELGVGSIFTVRLPLLPVPGVQAVPADPVAAARARARA; translated from the coding sequence ATGGCCCTCGAGCAGCTCCCGGTAGGCCCCGGGGGCGAGCGCGTGGTCGCACCCGTCGCCGTCCCCGCCGTCCCGTCCGCGGTGCCGTCCGAGGTGACGGCGGTGGGGACCCCCGGGTCCGAGGCCGACGAGCCCGGTCCCGGACGTCGCCAGCTGGTCCTCACCTGGCTGCTCGCGGCGGCCATGGCCGTGGCCGCGCTCCTCATCGCGGCGCCGGCCATGGTCGACGACCCCGGTGCGGCCGTGCCGGGCCTGCGCTGGGCCGCGCTGGTGCCGCTGTTCGCGCTGGCCGAGGTGGTGGTCATCCACCTGCCGACCCAGCGCAACGCCCACGGACACACGCTGCGCGAGATCCCCGCGGTGCTCGGTCTCACCTTCCTCGTCCCGCAGCAGTACGTCACGGCGTACGTCGTCGGGGCGGTGCTCGCGCTGGTCGTCGCCGCTCGCATGGGCGGGGTCAAGCTGGCCTTCAACGCGGCGATGTTCGCGCTCGAGGCGGCGCTGGGGGTGTTGACGTACCACGCGATCCTGCAGGGCGGCGACCCGCTGTCGTGGACGGGCTGGGTGGCCGTCCTGGTCGCGGTGCTGGCCACCGACCTGATCTCGGCCGCCGCCGTCACGGCCGCGATCAGCCTCACCGAGAACGCCTTCGACGGCGAGGTGCTGCAGGAGGCGATGCGGTCGGGATCGGTCGCGGCGTTCATCAACACCTGCGTCGCCCTGCTCGTCGCCACCCTCGTGCTCGTGCAGCCCTCCGCGCTGCCGCTGCTGGGCGTCGTCGTGGTGCTGCTCGTGCTGGCCTACCGCGTCTACATCGCGCTGGCCCGCGGCCACGCGCAGACCCAGCTGCTCTACCGCTTCGTCGACCGGACGTCGGCCGCCCGGTCGCTGCCCGAGGTCGTCGACATCGTCCTGGGGGAGGCCGCCGACCTGATGCACGCCGAGCACGCCTACCTCGTCGAGGTCGTCGACGACCACCAGGTGCGCTGCTACGCCTCCCGCCCCGGGGGCGGAGGCGAGGGCGTGCTCGCGCCCCACGAGCCCGACGCCTGGTGGTGGGCCGCGCTCGAGCAGGGCGTCGTGCAGCACGAGCGCTCCCGTCCCGGACGTCGCGACGAGCCCGAACCGGTCGCGGCGGGCGTGGTCGCGGCCCACGGCGACGGCCTCGCCGCCCCGCTGCGCGGCAGCGGCGCCACCCGCTACGTGCTGCTCGTGTGCGACCGGTCCTTCGAGAAGGAGACCTTCGGGACCGACGACGTGCAGGTCTTCGAGGCGCTGGCCGCGCACGCGGGCGTCGCCGTCGAGCGGGCCCGCAGCACCAGCGACCTCGAGGCGCTGGCGGACGAGCTCGCGGTCGCGCGCGACGCCGCCCTCGCCGCGTCCGAGGCCAAGTCGCTCTTCCTGGCCAACATGAGCCACGAGATCCGCACGCCGCTCACCACGGTGCTGGCCACGGCCGAGATCCTCGAGGACACCGACCTCGACGGCCTCCAGGTCAGCCTGGTGGAGAAGATGCACCGCCAGGGCGAGCTGCTCAAGCGGCTCGTCGAGGGCATCCTCGACTTCTCCCGCATCGAGGCGGGGGAGCTCTCCCTGGCCTCGACGAGGTTCGACCTGCACGCCATGGTGGGTGACGCCGCCGAGGTCTACGAGCCCCGCGCGAGCGCGAGCGGCACGCGCTTCGAGTGGCACCTCGACCCACGGGTGCCGCGGGTCGTCGTCGGTGACCCCGGCCGGCTGTTCCAGGTGATGACGAACCTGCTCGACAACGCCCTCAAGTTCACCCACCACGGACGCGTCAGCCTCGCGGTGGAGCCCGCCGACGCCGAGGACGGCACCCCCGGCGTGGCGCTCGTGGTGGCCGACACCGGCATCGGCATCCCCGAGGCGGCGCACACTTCCATCTTCGAGGTCTTCAGCCAGGTCGACGGGTCCGCCACCCGTCGCTACGAGGGCACCGGCCTCGGCCTGGCGATCTGCCGCCAGCTCGCCGAGCTGATGGGCGGGACCATCGGCGTCGAGAGCGAGCTCGGGGTCGGCAGCATCTTCACCGTGCGGCTGCCGCTGCTCCCGGTCCCCGGCGTCCAGGCCGTGCCCGCAGACCCCGTCGCCGCCGCGCGGGCCCGCGCCCGGGCCTGA
- a CDS encoding response regulator, with protein sequence MATPTPVRVLVVDDDRLVRRGLRGILAAADGIEVVAEAADGEEAVEVARSVRPDVALVDVRMPRVDGIEATRRLRRLTEPPAVVVLTSFDLDRYVWTAVQAGACGYLLKDAPEERLVAAVRAAVDGVALFDARLTVRLVASFATRASVGDQLLRVLTPRETTLLRELASGESNAGIALRLRISEATVKTHVSHILAKLGAETRVQAVVVAYESGLMDPAGPTPR encoded by the coding sequence GTGGCGACGCCCACCCCGGTGCGGGTGCTGGTCGTGGACGACGACCGGCTCGTGCGGCGCGGGCTGCGGGGGATCCTCGCGGCGGCCGACGGCATCGAGGTCGTGGCCGAGGCAGCCGACGGCGAGGAAGCGGTGGAGGTGGCGCGGTCCGTGCGCCCGGACGTGGCCCTGGTCGACGTGCGGATGCCCCGGGTCGACGGCATCGAGGCGACGCGCCGCTTGCGGCGTCTCACCGAGCCGCCCGCGGTCGTCGTGCTCACGTCGTTCGACCTCGACCGCTACGTCTGGACCGCCGTGCAGGCCGGTGCCTGCGGCTACCTGTTGAAGGACGCGCCGGAGGAGCGACTGGTCGCTGCGGTGCGCGCTGCCGTCGACGGTGTCGCCCTCTTCGACGCCCGCCTCACGGTGCGCCTGGTGGCCAGCTTCGCGACCCGGGCCAGCGTCGGCGACCAGCTGCTCCGCGTCCTGACACCGCGCGAGACGACGCTGCTGCGTGAGCTCGCCTCGGGCGAGAGCAACGCGGGGATCGCGCTGCGGCTGCGCATCAGCGAGGCGACCGTGAAGACCCACGTCTCGCACATCCTGGCCAAGCTCGGAGCGGAGACCCGTGTCCAGGCGGTCGTCGTCGCCTACGAGTCCGGTCTGATGGATCCAGCCGGGCCCACACCCCGCTGA
- a CDS encoding AzlD domain-containing protein, which translates to MSLTYTQVWVLILGCAALTALIKAFGPVLLGGREMPPWITRVIVLMAPTLLCALVVTSVFASGRSWSVGAHTIGVAVAAVMLWRRLPLLLCVLVAVVVTAGVRAL; encoded by the coding sequence GTGAGCCTGACGTACACCCAGGTCTGGGTCCTCATCCTCGGCTGCGCCGCCCTGACCGCGCTCATCAAGGCCTTCGGCCCCGTGCTCCTCGGCGGCCGGGAGATGCCGCCGTGGATCACCCGCGTCATCGTCCTGATGGCCCCCACCCTGCTGTGCGCCCTGGTCGTGACCTCGGTGTTCGCCAGTGGCCGCTCGTGGTCGGTGGGCGCCCACACCATCGGCGTCGCCGTCGCCGCGGTGATGCTGTGGCGGCGGCTGCCCCTGTTGCTGTGCGTGCTCGTGGCGGTCGTCGTCACGGCAGGGGTGCGCGCGCTCTGA
- a CDS encoding sensor histidine kinase encodes MRAAVLDPRVRDALLAIVLAVGSFAQLGATHETTALLVLWAALTTLPLALRGAAPVAVGLGIQLVFLAGTPWVRDVELLAQGVSVFLVATYVAALGPRSWRGSVLAGTGSLVLLVLQGAVDPRFEATGAVVANAVYATMAWGVAAAVRVHIEHSRQSEQVAASVLQTSEANTRLAVQAERARLARELHDVLGHSISVMVLRARGGVHEHHVDPAAGLEALRDVEEVGTRALADVRLLLELDQGRDTELGPDPAPVRHHPLPGLDDLADLAGRTTSAGLQVDLSVRGDPRAVNDGLSLAAYRIVQEALTNVMRHSGSGVAHVVLDWTGPDLVVEVRDEGPAVPDPGGGRGLVGMAERAALVGGRLVVRRDDDGGFAVRAQLPVGR; translated from the coding sequence ATGAGGGCCGCGGTCCTGGACCCACGCGTGCGCGACGCGCTGCTGGCCATCGTGCTGGCGGTGGGGTCGTTCGCGCAGCTCGGCGCGACCCACGAGACCACCGCGCTGCTCGTCCTGTGGGCTGCGCTGACCACGCTCCCGCTGGCCCTGAGGGGCGCTGCGCCGGTCGCCGTGGGTCTCGGGATCCAGCTGGTTTTCCTGGCAGGCACGCCCTGGGTCCGCGACGTCGAGCTGCTGGCCCAGGGAGTGTCGGTGTTCCTGGTGGCCACCTACGTCGCGGCTCTCGGTCCCCGGTCGTGGCGAGGATCGGTCCTGGCCGGCACCGGGTCGCTCGTGCTGCTCGTGCTGCAGGGGGCCGTCGACCCGCGGTTCGAGGCCACGGGGGCGGTCGTCGCCAACGCCGTCTACGCCACCATGGCGTGGGGCGTCGCCGCGGCCGTGCGCGTGCACATCGAGCACTCGCGGCAGTCCGAGCAGGTCGCCGCGAGCGTGCTGCAGACCTCCGAGGCGAACACCCGCCTCGCCGTCCAGGCGGAGCGGGCGAGGCTGGCACGCGAGCTGCACGACGTGCTCGGCCACTCCATCTCGGTGATGGTGCTGCGGGCGCGTGGCGGCGTGCACGAGCACCACGTCGATCCCGCCGCGGGTCTCGAGGCGCTGCGCGACGTCGAGGAGGTCGGCACCCGGGCCTTGGCCGACGTCCGGCTGCTCCTCGAGCTCGACCAGGGGCGGGATACGGAGCTCGGCCCCGACCCCGCACCGGTGCGGCACCACCCGCTGCCGGGGCTGGACGACCTCGCGGACCTCGCGGGCCGCACCACCTCGGCCGGGCTCCAGGTCGACCTGAGCGTGCGGGGCGACCCGCGCGCCGTGAACGACGGGCTCTCCCTGGCCGCCTACCGGATCGTGCAGGAGGCCCTCACCAACGTGATGCGCCACTCCGGCTCGGGCGTGGCCCACGTCGTCCTCGACTGGACCGGCCCCGACCTGGTGGTCGAGGTCCGTGACGAGGGTCCGGCCGTGCCCGACCCGGGAGGTGGCCGGGGCCTCGTGGGGATGGCCGAGCGGGCAGCGCTGGTCGGCGGCCGGCTGGTCGTGCGCAGGGACGACGACGGCGGGTTCGCCGTGCGCGCGCAGCTGCCGGTGGGGCGCTGA
- a CDS encoding DUF1905 domain-containing protein — protein MSEMEFEFEGEIVEWRGPAPYYYVAIPEDVSEDIKLAAKGIEYWGQVPVEVRINGANFTTALFPKDGAYLLPLKVAARRAAGIDLATDDLLTVALDVGRRRPGG, from the coding sequence ATGAGCGAGATGGAGTTCGAGTTCGAGGGTGAGATCGTCGAGTGGCGCGGTCCCGCGCCGTACTACTACGTCGCGATCCCCGAGGACGTCAGCGAGGACATCAAGCTCGCCGCCAAGGGCATCGAGTACTGGGGCCAGGTCCCCGTCGAGGTGCGCATCAACGGCGCCAACTTCACCACCGCGCTGTTCCCCAAGGACGGCGCCTACCTGCTCCCCCTCAAGGTGGCCGCCCGCCGGGCCGCCGGCATCGACCTCGCCACCGACGACCTGCTCACCGTCGCCCTCGACGTCGGCCGCCGTCGCCCGGGTGGCTGA
- a CDS encoding YciI family protein: MPRYLISFDEGSMTFPEAELPDVAAASLAVVADAEAAGVWVYGAGVGPEPASVVATDGTVSRDPALDAKPHVGGFCVLDVPTREEAEAWAGRIAEACRCAQEVRALLVDPRD, from the coding sequence GTGCCGCGCTACCTGATCTCCTTCGACGAGGGATCCATGACGTTCCCGGAGGCCGAGCTGCCCGACGTCGCCGCGGCGTCTCTCGCCGTGGTGGCCGATGCCGAGGCGGCCGGTGTCTGGGTCTACGGCGCCGGGGTGGGGCCCGAGCCCGCGAGCGTGGTCGCCACCGACGGCACCGTGTCGCGCGACCCCGCCCTCGACGCCAAGCCGCACGTCGGCGGCTTCTGCGTCCTCGACGTGCCGACGCGCGAGGAGGCCGAGGCGTGGGCCGGCCGGATCGCGGAGGCGTGCCGCTGCGCCCAGGAGGTGCGCGCGCTCCTGGTCGACCCGCGCGACTGA
- a CDS encoding fumarylacetoacetate hydrolase family protein, producing MTCWVEGVAGSGHDLDHLPHAVVRTASRGPHVVVRVGDLALDLAALTGEAVLATGTLDAFLAQGPATWTRVREQVVAALTSPTRRAEVEPLLTPVDEVVPLLPVEVADYVDFYCSLHHATNVGRIFRPDGEALTPAWRRLPIGYHGRAGTVVVSGTDVRRPRGQRPSYGPTERLDLEAELGFVVGVPSAQGEPVPTAAWADHVFGVTLLNDWSARDVQAFEYRPLGPFLGKSFATSVSGWVTPLAALEAARVPLPGQDPPPLPHLAVAEPAGYDIDLEVVLDDEVVSRPPYASTYWSPAQMLAHLTSNGASLRTGDLFASGTVSGPGPDQRGSLLELTWGGTEPLPDGRTWLRDGDTVTLRATAPGALGGRIALGEVTGTVLPAPA from the coding sequence GTGACCTGCTGGGTCGAGGGCGTGGCCGGGTCGGGGCACGACCTGGACCACCTGCCGCACGCCGTCGTCCGGACCGCCTCGCGCGGCCCCCACGTGGTGGTGCGGGTCGGTGACCTGGCGCTCGACCTGGCCGCCCTGACCGGCGAGGCGGTCCTGGCCACCGGCACGCTCGACGCCTTCCTGGCCCAGGGGCCGGCCACGTGGACGCGGGTGCGCGAGCAGGTGGTCGCGGCGCTCACCTCGCCGACGCGGCGGGCCGAGGTCGAGCCGCTGCTCACCCCCGTCGACGAGGTGGTGCCGCTGCTGCCGGTCGAGGTGGCCGACTACGTCGACTTCTACTGCTCGCTGCACCACGCCACCAACGTCGGACGCATCTTCCGGCCCGACGGCGAGGCGCTGACCCCGGCGTGGCGGCGGCTGCCGATCGGCTACCACGGCCGCGCCGGCACGGTGGTCGTCTCCGGCACCGACGTGCGGCGCCCGCGCGGGCAGCGCCCGTCGTACGGCCCCACCGAGCGGCTCGACCTGGAGGCCGAGCTCGGCTTCGTGGTCGGCGTGCCCTCGGCCCAGGGCGAGCCGGTGCCGACCGCGGCGTGGGCCGACCACGTCTTCGGCGTGACGCTGCTCAACGACTGGTCGGCACGCGACGTGCAGGCCTTCGAGTACCGCCCGCTCGGTCCCTTCCTCGGCAAGTCCTTCGCGACCTCGGTCAGCGGCTGGGTCACCCCGCTGGCCGCGCTCGAGGCCGCGCGGGTGCCGCTGCCCGGCCAGGACCCGCCGCCGCTCCCGCACCTGGCGGTGGCCGAGCCGGCGGGCTACGACATCGACCTCGAGGTGGTGCTCGACGACGAGGTCGTCAGCCGGCCGCCGTACGCCTCGACGTACTGGTCGCCCGCCCAGATGCTCGCCCACCTGACCTCCAACGGCGCCTCGCTGCGCACCGGCGACCTCTTCGCGAGCGGCACCGTCAGCGGGCCCGGCCCCGACCAGCGCGGGTCGCTGCTCGAGCTGACCTGGGGCGGCACCGAGCCGCTGCCGGACGGACGGACCTGGCTGCGCGACGGCGACACCGTCACCCTGCGCGCGACGGCGCCCGGTGCCCTGGGCGGCCGGATCGCGCTCGGCGAGGTGACCGGGACGGTGCTCCCGGCGCCGGCCTGA
- a CDS encoding AzlC family ABC transporter permease: MPGPSDEGARAAFRRGVRLGVPFAAVGFLLSLSFAVLARQAGFSVAQAIATSVIVFAGSAQFALLSVVTVGGGIPAALTAASLMNARFLAMGVALAPSLPGGPLKRAAQGQTVVDASWALANRGDGTFDRWLLFGTTLPQYVTWALGSVVGSVFGSALGDTHRLGLDAIYPVFFLSLLIAELRDRTSRWAAVGGGLVALALVPISPPGIPILAASTVALIGLARRPA, encoded by the coding sequence GTGCCAGGACCGAGTGACGAGGGAGCGCGGGCAGCGTTCCGGCGCGGCGTACGCCTGGGCGTGCCGTTCGCGGCGGTCGGCTTCCTGCTGAGCCTGTCGTTCGCGGTCCTCGCGCGTCAGGCAGGTTTCAGCGTCGCGCAGGCCATCGCCACGTCCGTGATCGTCTTCGCCGGCTCGGCGCAGTTCGCGCTGCTGTCCGTGGTCACCGTCGGGGGCGGCATCCCCGCCGCCCTGACGGCGGCGAGCCTGATGAACGCGCGGTTCCTCGCCATGGGGGTCGCCCTGGCCCCCTCGCTGCCCGGCGGGCCGTTGAAGCGCGCGGCCCAGGGGCAGACGGTCGTCGACGCCTCGTGGGCGCTCGCCAACCGGGGTGACGGCACCTTCGACCGGTGGCTGCTGTTCGGGACGACGCTCCCCCAGTACGTCACCTGGGCGCTCGGGTCGGTCGTCGGCTCGGTCTTCGGCAGCGCCCTCGGCGACACCCACCGGCTCGGCCTCGACGCGATCTACCCGGTCTTCTTCCTCTCGCTGCTGATCGCGGAGCTGCGGGACCGCACGTCCCGCTGGGCCGCCGTGGGCGGTGGCCTCGTCGCGCTCGCCCTGGTGCCGATCAGTCCCCCGGGCATCCCCATCCTGGCCGCCAGCACCGTGGCCCTCATCGGCCTCGCCCGGAGGCCGGCGTGA
- a CDS encoding S8 family serine peptidase, protein MSITWTRSTPVVVLVSALLAAGAGPALAEDLPDQPAPQAEVEAPGGVVEPDWGDDDTREGTQASHGVGGWNAAQDLGSLWSLTRGIGAQAAWARGATGKGVTVALIDTGVVGVPGLAQDDKVVDGPDLSFEGQGEGTRYLDGFGHGTHLAGIIAGKDDGFDPRRPQPGLFAGVAPDAELLNMKVATGDGGADVSQVIAAIDWVVEHRRDEGMDVRVINLSYGTTSEQGWQVDPLARAVENAWDHDILVVASSGNDGLQAPSLLMPAVDPHILAVGATDHLGTDSTADDVVADFTNGGDDVRRSDVLAPGKSVVSLRVPGSFADEAHPEGRLAGDDEGRFFRGSGTSQAAAVVSGEAALLFSAQPQLTAAQAKAVLLQTAVPLAGDDPAQGHGVTDVAAAVEMVQSGAALPSSTSSQPASTGLGSLEATRGGEHVVDPATGEPLVGERDAQGSPWHPLAWVQAQDQGATWVDGTWNTKTWTGTTWEHRQVLPAPWTGSSWTGVPWAEHAWPTDQFQARSWRGDSWKARSWRGNSWKARSWRGAP, encoded by the coding sequence ATGAGCATCACGTGGACGAGGAGCACACCGGTCGTGGTCCTGGTGTCGGCCCTGCTGGCGGCGGGCGCGGGACCCGCGCTGGCCGAGGACCTCCCCGACCAGCCGGCGCCGCAGGCCGAGGTCGAGGCCCCCGGCGGCGTGGTCGAGCCCGACTGGGGCGACGACGACACGCGGGAGGGCACGCAGGCCTCCCACGGCGTCGGCGGCTGGAACGCTGCCCAGGACCTCGGCTCGCTGTGGTCGCTGACCCGCGGCATCGGCGCCCAGGCGGCGTGGGCGCGAGGCGCGACCGGGAAGGGCGTCACCGTGGCGCTCATCGACACCGGCGTCGTCGGCGTCCCGGGGCTGGCCCAGGACGACAAGGTCGTCGACGGCCCCGACCTGTCCTTCGAGGGCCAGGGCGAGGGGACCCGCTACCTCGACGGGTTCGGCCACGGCACCCACCTCGCCGGCATCATCGCCGGCAAGGACGACGGCTTCGACCCGAGGAGGCCGCAGCCGGGGCTGTTCGCCGGGGTCGCCCCCGACGCCGAGCTGCTCAACATGAAGGTCGCCACGGGTGACGGTGGCGCCGACGTGTCCCAGGTGATCGCGGCCATCGACTGGGTGGTGGAGCACCGCCGCGACGAGGGCATGGACGTCCGGGTGATCAACCTGTCCTACGGCACCACCTCCGAGCAGGGCTGGCAGGTCGACCCCCTGGCCCGCGCCGTCGAGAACGCCTGGGACCACGACATCCTCGTCGTCGCCTCCTCCGGCAACGACGGCCTCCAGGCGCCGAGCCTGCTGATGCCGGCCGTCGACCCGCACATCCTGGCCGTCGGCGCCACCGACCACCTCGGCACCGACTCCACCGCGGACGACGTGGTGGCCGACTTCACCAACGGCGGCGACGACGTACGCCGCTCCGACGTGCTCGCCCCGGGCAAGTCGGTGGTCTCGCTCCGCGTGCCCGGCTCCTTCGCCGACGAGGCCCACCCCGAGGGTCGCCTCGCCGGTGACGACGAGGGTCGCTTCTTCCGCGGCAGCGGCACCTCCCAGGCCGCCGCGGTCGTCTCCGGCGAGGCCGCGCTGCTCTTCAGCGCCCAGCCCCAGCTGACGGCCGCGCAGGCCAAGGCCGTGCTGCTGCAGACCGCGGTCCCGCTCGCCGGCGACGACCCGGCCCAGGGCCACGGCGTCACCGACGTCGCGGCCGCCGTGGAGATGGTGCAGTCCGGGGCCGCACTGCCCTCCTCGACCTCCTCGCAGCCGGCCTCGACCGGCCTGGGCTCCCTCGAGGCCACCCGCGGTGGCGAGCACGTCGTCGACCCCGCGACGGGCGAGCCGCTCGTCGGCGAGCGCGACGCGCAGGGCTCGCCCTGGCACCCGCTCGCGTGGGTCCAGGCGCAGGACCAGGGCGCGACCTGGGTCGACGGCACGTGGAACACCAAGACGTGGACCGGCACCACGTGGGAGCACCGACAGGTCCTTCCCGCCCCGTGGACCGGCAGCTCCTGGACCGGCGTCCCCTGGGCCGAGCACGCCTGGCCGACCGACCAGTTCCAGGCGCGCAGCTGGCGCGGCGACAGCTGGAAGGCGCGCAGCTGGCGCGGCAACAGCTGGAAGGCCCGGAGCTGGCGCGGAGCGCCGTGA
- a CDS encoding NAD-dependent epimerase/dehydratase family protein: MTESSTTSSPGSSPVVVVTGANGLVGARTVAALVERGASVRAVVRRAGTAPALPGVEEHVGDFFDPEVAETVVQGAEAVVTTVHPMGSDLETQQRIAVEGTPVIARAARDAGVTRLVHVSTAAVYDRSPEAGDVDEDSPLVGEDGGDYPVTKLATDRALAEVDGLTTVLLRPPAILGAGETSVWNTLRPAAVRDDEQARQAHPDQTFPWVHVDDLAAVAADLAAGRIPIGTDPATGPVAGATTALNVTGEHATQRDYYGTVAGALGVEMQWQDGPAWTGRFSADRAHAWGWAPAVGRDQALSEIDAGLRA, from the coding sequence ATGACCGAGTCGAGCACCACCTCCTCCCCTGGTTCGTCCCCCGTCGTCGTCGTCACCGGCGCCAACGGGCTCGTCGGCGCGCGCACCGTCGCGGCCCTGGTGGAGCGCGGTGCCAGCGTGCGCGCCGTCGTGCGCCGGGCCGGCACGGCGCCCGCGCTGCCCGGCGTCGAGGAGCACGTCGGCGACTTCTTCGACCCCGAGGTCGCCGAGACCGTCGTCCAGGGCGCCGAGGCCGTCGTCACCACGGTCCACCCCATGGGCTCGGACCTCGAGACCCAGCAGCGCATCGCCGTCGAGGGCACCCCCGTGATCGCGCGCGCCGCCCGCGACGCCGGGGTCACGCGGCTGGTCCACGTCTCGACCGCGGCCGTCTACGACCGCTCCCCCGAGGCCGGCGACGTCGACGAGGACTCGCCCCTGGTCGGGGAGGACGGCGGCGACTACCCGGTCACCAAGCTGGCCACCGACCGCGCGCTGGCCGAGGTCGACGGGCTGACCACGGTGCTGCTGCGGCCGCCGGCCATCCTCGGCGCCGGCGAGACCTCGGTGTGGAACACCCTGCGTCCCGCCGCCGTCCGCGACGACGAGCAGGCCCGGCAGGCGCACCCCGACCAGACCTTCCCCTGGGTCCACGTCGACGACCTCGCGGCCGTGGCGGCCGACCTGGCCGCGGGCCGGATCCCGATCGGCACGGACCCCGCCACCGGCCCCGTCGCGGGCGCGACCACCGCGCTCAACGTGACCGGCGAGCACGCCACGCAGCGCGACTACTACGGCACCGTCGCGGGGGCGCTCGGCGTCGAGATGCAGTGGCAGGACGGGCCGGCCTGGACCGGTCGCTTCTCCGCCGACCGGGCGCACGCCTGGGGCTGGGCCCCGGCCGTGGGGCGCGACCAGGCGCTGTCCGAGATCGACGCCGGGCTGCGCGCGTGA
- a CDS encoding VOC family protein, giving the protein MSLRMRLELVPLRSTDVDRSKAFYVDQVGFGLDHDVEPGNGMRIVQLTPPGSSCSVVVGTGMGDPDGPPVSGLHLVVDDLDAVREELLGRGVPVSEVQDLGGGVRYAYFSDPDGNSWALQQISR; this is encoded by the coding sequence GTGAGCCTCCGGATGCGCCTGGAGCTGGTGCCGCTGCGCTCGACCGACGTCGACCGCAGCAAGGCCTTCTACGTCGACCAGGTCGGCTTCGGCCTCGACCACGACGTCGAGCCCGGCAACGGCATGCGGATCGTGCAGCTGACGCCCCCGGGCTCGAGCTGCTCGGTCGTGGTCGGCACCGGCATGGGCGACCCGGACGGGCCCCCGGTCTCGGGGCTGCACCTCGTGGTCGACGACCTCGACGCGGTGCGCGAGGAGCTGCTGGGGCGCGGCGTCCCCGTCTCGGAGGTGCAGGACCTCGGCGGCGGCGTCCGCTACGCCTACTTCAGCGACCCCGACGGCAACTCCTGGGCGCTGCAGCAGATCTCGCGCTGA